DNA sequence from the Streptomyces sp. MST-110588 genome:
CGCTCGGCCGTCGAGCCGGTCGCCGCCGGCCTCGCCGCCCGGCACGCCACCCCCGCCCAGTGCGCCGAACTCACCGAGCACGCGATGGGCATGGTCGCCACCTCACGGGGCCAGCAACTGGAGGCGTACCTCGTCCACGACACGGCCTTCCACCGGGTGATCCTGACGGCCTCCGGCAACGAGATGTTCGCCCGCCTCGGTGACGTGGTGGCCGCCGTCCTGACCGGCCGCACCCACCACCACGTCATGTTCACCGACCCCGACCCCGCGGCGGTCACCCTCCACGTCCAGGTCGCCGAGGCCGTACGTACCGGTGATGCCGGGCGTGCCGAGCAACTGACCCGGGAGATCACCCTCGGCGCGATGGCCGAACTGGACGTCCTGGCCCCGTAG
Encoded proteins:
- a CDS encoding FadR/GntR family transcriptional regulator — encoded protein: MGQDLGQDQGQGRGQGLHARVLESLGPAITAGEYPPGTVLRTDELAQRFDVSRTVIREAIRVLESMHLVASRRRVGVTVRPTEEWNVYDPRVIGWRLAGRDRPRQLRSLTVLRSAVEPVAAGLAARHATPAQCAELTEHAMGMVATSRGQQLEAYLVHDTAFHRVILTASGNEMFARLGDVVAAVLTGRTHHHVMFTDPDPAAVTLHVQVAEAVRTGDAGRAEQLTREITLGAMAELDVLAP